The Parafrankia discariae genomic sequence GGGAGGGGAGCCCGCCCGCCACCGGCGCCGGTGGCCGCGTCCCCGCCGGCGCCCGGCGTGGCCAGCAGGGCCCCGGTGCCGTGCGCCGACCACCAGACCCACCGGGGGCGGAGGGCGTGTTCCACCTCGGCCAGGACGGCGGCGGGGTCGGCGGGCCGGGCCCAGACCGCACCGGCGCACGCCAGCGCCACCCCGACACCCGAGACCGGGACCACCGCCACCAGGGCGCCCCGCCCCACCCCGGCCGCCCGCAGCGCGGCCACGGCGCCGGCCGGCGTGCCGGCGGGAGGGGAGACGGGGACCACGCGGTCATCCTCTCCCGGCCCACCGACAGGTGGGCAGGTCGGTGCCAACAGGGCGATCGGACGGTTCCGCGACCGAAAGCGGGGGGTCAGCGGCGATGGGTGACACCGAGGTCGGGGCGGCCGGCGGGACCTCGTTCCTCAGATTCGTCAGCGCCAGCGTGAGCCCGCCGGATCCGCGGACCGACATCCCCACTCGGCCCGGATGCACGACTACTACCTGGGCGGGAAGGACAACTTCCCGGCGGACCGGGAGACGGCCGAGCAGGCGCTGGCGGCCTTCCCGAACCTGCGGCTCTACGCCCGGCAGAACCGGGCGTTCCTGCACCGGGCGGTCGCGCACGTGACGGCGACGGCCGGGGTGACCCAGTTCCTGGACATCGGCACCGGCATCCCCACCAACCCGAGCCTGCACGAGACCGCCCAGCGGTTCGAACCGGCGGCGCGCGTGCTCTACGTCGACAACGACCCGTCGACCCCATGGATGCGCACACCAGTAAGGCCCCGCGGCTGTCGGACCCTCAGCGCCGTGCGCTGACCTTCGCCCACGCG encodes the following:
- a CDS encoding SAM-dependent methyltransferase, encoding MHDYYLGGKDNFPADRETAEQALAAFPNLRLYARQNRAFLHRAVAHVTATAGVTQFLDIGTGIPTNPSLHETAQRFEPAARVLYVDNDPSTPWMRTPVRPRGCRTLSAVR